A window of Clostridium botulinum BKT015925 contains these coding sequences:
- the rplL gene encoding 50S ribosomal protein L7/L12, producing MTREEMIQAIKEMSVLELNELVKACEEEFGVSAAAPVAVAGAVAGAGAAEEKSEFDVVLANSGSQKIKVIKAVRELTGLGLKEAKEIVDGAPKTLKEGVAKDAAEEMKAKLEEVGATIELK from the coding sequence ATGACAAGAGAAGAAATGATTCAAGCTATAAAAGAAATGTCAGTATTAGAATTAAACGAACTAGTAAAAGCATGTGAAGAAGAATTTGGAGTAAGTGCTGCGGCACCAGTTGCAGTTGCAGGAGCAGTTGCAGGAGCAGGAGCTGCTGAAGAAAAATCAGAATTTGATGTAGTTTTAGCTAACTCAGGTTCTCAAAAGATCAAAGTTATAAAAGCTGTTAGAGAATTAACTGGATTAGGATTAAAAGAAGCTAAAGAAATAGTTGATGGAGCTCCTAAGACACTTAAAGAAGGCGTAGCTAAAGATGCTGCTGAAGAAATGAAAGCAAAACTTGAAGAAGTTGGTGCTACTATAGAATTAAAATAA